GGATGTTAAGCTCTGTGGCAGGCTATGGGGGGCAGCCTGGGCAGAGCCCAGAGCAGTCGGCTCCAGTGGTTTTGTGGCTCTAGTCTCACCTGAAATGTGGTTCTGTGGCTTtgcctctctcctgctctcacctACCTGCCGAGATTCTTGTAGCTGAGACTTGGGCTCAAGCACTGGAATAGGCCAGCACCTTGAGGAGTAGGGAGGAAGTGGGGCAGTTTCTCAAGTCCTCAGGCAAAGTCACATGACCTGTTGAGAACCAAGAAATCACCATGGTTGGGGGCACCACTAATCTCAGGGTTCTCTCTGCAGGCTCCTCAGAAGAGCACTCTATGGACCCAAAGCACAGGAAGCTAGGTGAGTCGGGCAGGTGGTCCAGAGAGCCCCATTTGGAGGAGCATCCTTAAATGGAAGGAACCTCCTTAAATGCAGCACAAACTGGCATTGAACATTGGGGATTGGGGTTGGGAGTAGttcaggggtagagtgcttgcctattgTGAACAAGGCCCTGGACTGAATTCTAACAtcatggaggaaggaggaaagaaagaggggatggagggatggaagggagagaaagccCAAAAGAGAGACcaagggagtgagtgagtgagtgagtgagtgagggagggagggagggagggagggagggagggaaagagggaaggaaatagGTAGTTCAGAGAGGTGAGGTCACCTGCTCAAGATCACACAGCTATAAGAGAGTGAGTGGGGTACAAACGGAGATGGTGATTCCTCAGCCTGCACTGTGGTGGGAGATTCATCTCCCCCCAAATCTCTCTCCTAGCAGATTCCCCAAGATGATGGGGAGGCAGCCTTAGTCCTTAGGGACCCCCAACCTGATGAGGGAGGCAGGATCCATCTCATCTCCCATTCAGTAGAGAGTGCTGTATTCACTCTCGTGGGAGCACATGGTACCGCTCCTGCCCTTTGGACAGAGCCTGAAGGCCGAGGGAGGTACTTAGTACTCCCAAGGGCTCAGTGACTTGCTGGGGAAGTTGGGAGCTATGGGCCCAGTCATAGGCTTCTCCAATCTGTCCCTAATTCTTTCTGTGGGGTTCCTAGGGAGGCCCCCGAGCCCAGCCACAGGGAAAGGCTGAGCATGGTTGGCATGGATCAGCAGCTGACCAACCCATTTACTTGGGGCCCAGAGGGGGACAGGCATTTTCTCTAACTGCCAAGAGAGAGATCCTTGCTGTCCTAGGAGGCCTGCCCCACACCTGGTGCCCATCCAGCCTCTAACTCACTCCTGCCCCACACCTGGTGCCCACCCAGCCTCTAACTCACCCCTTCCCCACAGCTGTACCCTCTGTTGTGCCCATGCTGACTGGCAGCTTCCTGATGGGGCCAGCAAGCCTCTCCACCAAGCCCTACCTACCACCTGCTCTGCCCAATCAAGAGCCAGTACCCAGCCATGCATACCTGGAGGGAGCAGCTCAGACATCCGGTATGTTGAGGGCCTGGAGAAGATGTGCCCCCTCTTTTCTGGCAGATGGTTGAGGAGTTAGCACCAGACAGGGCCTGCCGAAACAGGACCCCCTCTCCTATCGGGTCATCGTCAAGGTCCCTTCCCACCCAACCCTGATGGAGAGCATGCGTGGCTCATGCTGGGGGGATTTTCCTGCCAGCCTTCTTCACCTGTCCGCCCTTATTGTCTCTGTCAGCCACCCTGCTAGGTGATAGGGACAGACACCACCATGGGCAAGACAGGCTCAGCTGCTCTTCCTGGAGAAGCGAGAGCCCCATGAGAGAAAGTTGAACATTCACCCACATCACTAAACAGAAGCACAAAGATGGGTGCTGTAGATGTCCCCTCctcactgcctctgtctcctgcagtgccCACCTCTATGTCCTCATTGAACTGTTTGGATCTCCCCATCGGACACCTCCAGCTCCTTCCCACCCTGCCACAGGGGCTCTGGCAAATATCAGGGGCTGACACAGGGCTCCCCAGTGTTCTGATCTACCATGGTGAGTGTGCAAGCCAACATCACAACTGAgggtctcccctccctcccaacccCTGACCTGTTCTCTCCCATTGCAGGCACTTGGAATTGTGACATAGTGCCTCTTCATGAATCCTCCCTCCCCAGAAcacctttctctgtcttcatctcctCAGAAGTCGGGGTGGTCTGCATTTGTGATCAGTCTTGCAGCCCTTGTGGGTCACTATTTCCTCTCCTCTTagtctttcctcctttaaaaaaagatgttattTTAATTGCATATGTGCACACGCACGTGAGAATTCGCAACTGCAATGTGTGAAGAAGCCAGAGGTGACAgatctctctggagctggagttacaggttgttgtgaacagcctgacatggatgctgggagccaaactcaggacttcaggaAGAGTTGTACATGCTCTTTGCCAtggagccacttctccagccctgaaacaaacaaacaaacgcccCAGCTTTATTCTTAAACTCTGACATCAGGAACACTCGTTATTAAGCTAAACAGTAAGAGATTCCAGGGTTAACTATCTCCTTACCTCTCTTCAGTGTGATGTGAACAGTCTTGGGTGAATCCTTGCACAGCTCTCTCTAATCTGCCTTCTTTTCTGAACAGTTAAATGGTGCCTGTTGACCCACCATACTGAGAGGCTTCCAATAAGCCCTGGGAAGGCATGTCTGGGCTCTCAAGGATGAGGTGGAGGATGCTTCCACTACAGTCCATAGCCTCCTTCTGTTTAAGACAATGGTGTTCCAGAAGCAAGGGAGCAACTTCTAATGTGTAGGGAGATAAGCTCTGACCATACCACTGGAGTGCCAGGAACATTTGTCCTGAGTACTCTGTGAGCTGACTGTGTTCACTTCACAGATGGGAACTGGATGTAACTCAGAGTTCCCGCCCCAGTTTCATCCTGAGATGCCTTCATTAGGAGGTTCCCTCTCTCCCCAAACTCACTGAGCTCTCACCTCAAGAGCAATAAGACATCATTTATTCTGAAGCCAGATCTGAGTGACCATgaccaggaacacagattcaTGATGCTCCAAATACCACGTCCCAACATGGCAACAGCAAATGAACTTTTAATagtaaaagaacaaagagagtTATAAATCAGGGCGTATTCCAAATACATTGGTAGAAACCTCAGGCAGGTTACAGCAAAGTAGGGTACCTCTGCTAGAGTCCTCGGACGCTATCTGATGGCATTCTTAGCCTTTAATTTGGTGGAAATAGCATCTCCTGGTACATTGCCAAAAGATTTTTACCTGAAGTCTTAAGGATGTTAGGTCAAACACAGAGGTGGGAATTAATGTCTATGAGGGTGGGTGCTAAAGACACCCCAAGACAATTTGGCTCTAGACCAGCAATCTTCCAGCTCTCCATAGCCACAGAAGTTCTGGTTAGGCAGTCAGTCTCTAATACAGATGCAGTGCCTCTACCCTGGGAAAACTCAGTTCACACTCTATAGTTTGGTTGAAATGACCCAGTGCACTCCTGGATGAGTTCCTAATGGTTCTTacacttctcttttcctttggtgTAGGTGAGATGCCCCAGGTCAATCAAGATGCTTCAGGCAGCCCCACTGTCCCCAGCCTCCCCAAATCCCCAGACAGGCTGGGCTCCATCAGCCCCTTTGCACCGTCTGCGGCTGACCTACCCAGCATGCCTGAACCTGCGCTGACTTCCCGTGCTCATGAGATGGGTGAGAACTGGGGCCCTGAAAGAAGCCTTAGGAACAGGACGGAGGGCTTGAGGAAGGATGTATCTCAGACAGTCAGAGCTGCCCGAGCAGATGGGCAAGGCACGCTCATGAGTGACTGGTCATGAGGGAGGGTGTGTGAGAAGAGGTGTGTGAGAACTAGAGAAGCAGAGAGTGTGACTGAGGGCTGGGTGACAGCTGGAACATGTGTGTCCATCCAAGCAGAGCCACAAGCCACAAGCCTCCTGTTGATCCTTAGGGTGTGAAAGCAGATCCGGCATGACTGGGCCTTCTGAAGCTGGAAGCCCAGGCTTTTCTTGCATCCCAtgcttttaattttgcttttctttgtttggagacagggtcttgctttatagcctcagctggcctgcaactcagtATGCGCCTATTAGATTGGCTCTAAACTTGCAAAAATCTTGAGCTGCCTTCTTGTAACCTGGCCTTGGAGGCGCAGGCATGTGGTTCTGTCCTCTGGATGCCCCCAATACTGACAGGAGCCCATGGGGACCCGCCAGACTCTAATTGACATTTAATTCTCCATCCTCAGAGGACACAACATCCCCCTCCCCATGCCAAGAGGATCCTGAGTCTTCCATCAAGCTTCCAAAATGGCCAGGTGAGCGACTGTTGAGCCCTTCTATCCTGGAGACCAGATATGAAAGTTAAAATAGCACTTCATTCATGGAATACTTAGCCAGCCCCTTGTCAGCACACTGACTCATTcactcattatttattcattcatccatcaccCAGTTGATTCTCCACTGTTGCAACATCTAATTGGCCATTCAAGCAGTAGTCCACAGGACGTAAGTCCCTATTCCTAGGAGTCACCTGTGAGGGAGAGGATGAAAGAggggagagtgagtgagtgagtgagtggatgaaGGAAGTATGGAGCAGTAgaaaggaggatgccaggggaGGTGAGAGAAAGCTAAGCCACTGGATGTTCCTTTCAAGTGCACCCTTAAGCTTTGCATCAAAGCCTTCCCGGCCCCAGTATCACCTCTGTGCCACAGATGAACTAGCCTGAAGCATGGGCAGGGCCTACAGATGTTCATGGCCACACAAATGGAGGAGCCAGGATTCAACTCAGGCATATGGGCTCCCAATTCTCAactctttttgttgctgttgatgtTATTTGTTtcgagacagtcttactatgtagctcacaCCCTTGAATTgactctgtaactcaggctggcctcaaactcacctccctactgtctcagcctcttgagcacTAAGAGTATAGGTGTGCAACACCATGTCCACTgcccttgcctgcctgccttccttccttccttccttccttccttccttccttccttccttccttccttccttccttccttccctccctccctccctccctccctccctccctccctccttccctccctcccttcctccctcccttccctccctcccttcctccctcccttccctcccttccttcctttacaacttgctatgcagctaaggaaaaccttgaacttctgaccttccagcCTCAGCCCCCCAAtccctgggattataggcatgcactaccacatcccTGGCtttgaaacccagggcttcacactcACAGGGCAAGAACTCTGCCACAGCTGAAACCTCACCAGCCGCACTGTCTTTTCAAAGgccttaaattatatttattatttatttattatttgttcagtgtgggtgtgcatatgtgtgtatatgtgtgtgcatgtgtctgtgcatagTACACatgtcagaggacatcttgcaggagtcagttctctccttccaccgtgagGGGCCAAGGACGGAACTCGGTGTGCAGATTTAGCAGGAAGTACAtttgcccactgagtcatctcatcaaCCTCCCCTCAAGTCTTTTTAAACGTTAATTTTAACTAGTATATACTCATTGTCAAAATGATGGATTTCATCAtgacagttcacacacacacacacacacacacacacacaatatctatatctatatctatgtatctgtgtgtctgtctgtttccagGCTCCACACAGGAAAGGAAACATGTGATAtatgtctttctgagcctggctcATCTCACTTAACATGATGAATCCACAAATAACCAACTCCCCTTCCAAACCCCATAGAATGAGTGGCCTAGCCTAGTGAGTAACggaaggggctggggagcagTTTAGTGTCAGAGCATGAGCCCAGCAAGCTTGACACCCTGGATTTCATCCACGGTAACAcccccccttacacacacacacatacacacacacacacacacacacacacacacacacacacacacacacaccccacagggtAGCCAGATATaattgagtttgaggtcattctgggctaccaagtaaggtTCTGAATCAAAAAGCTACAAAAAGGGCTGGGAATGTATCTCGGCTGGTTGTTTGCTCAGTTAGCATGAgtcaagctctgggttcaaccccagGACCACAGTgttcaggaggtggaagcaggaagatcagaagttcaaggtcattctcagctattTGGTGAGTTCAAGAGCAGTCTAGTTATATGAGCCCctatctcataaataaataatttaaaaagcagaaaggaatgaATCAACGAGAAAAATTAGTGGGCGTGGGTGAATGAAGGAGCTGGTGACCAGAAACAGTGAGCAGTAGATATAAGAACTGGTGAGGGAGGCCCTGGCCAccctcccttccccaactcctcactCTGCTAACACACTCTGGCTCACCCTTGGCTTTTGTAGAGTCTGTGGAGCGGTTCCAGAACTCCCTGAAGGACAAGTACCAGGTGGAGCCCGAGAGCCTGAGCGGTCCCCTGGTAGCCACGGAGCTGGTGCGGGCCAGGTTGGAGAGAGGCAGCAACAAGAGCCAGGAAAGGGAGCTAGCCACTCCAGACTGGACGGAGCGCCAGCTAGTCCATGGTGGCCTGGCTGAGGTGCTTCAGGCTGCCGGCGCCCGCCGGCGGCCACGAGAGACACAGGTGGTTGCTGTGCTGGGCAAGGCTGGCCAGGGCAAGAGCCACTGGGCTCGGATGGTGAGTCAGGCCTGGGCCCATGGCCAGTTGCCACAATATGACTTTGTCTTCTATGTCCCTTGTCACTGCTTGGATCGTCCGGGGGACACTTACCACCTGCAGGATCTGCTCTGTCCCCCAAGCCTGCAGCCACTGGTCATGGATGACGAGGTCTTAGGTCACATTGTGAGGCAGCCAGAGCGTGTCCTGCTCATTCTAGATGCTTTTGAGGAGCTAGAGGCCCAAGATGGCCTCCTACATGGACCATGTGGACCTCTGCCCCCAGAGCCCTGCTCCTTCCGGGGGCTGCTAGCTGGGCTTTTCCAGCGGAAGCTGCTGCGTGGCTGTACCCTGCTCCTCACAGCCCGGCCTCGGGGGCGCCTGGCTCAGAGCCTGAGCAAGGCAGATGCCATCTTTGAGGTGCCCAGCTTCTCTACTGAGCAGGCCCAGACGTACATGAGACACTACTTTGAGAACTCAGAGACAGCAGGGGACCAAGACAAGGCCCTGGGCCTCCTGGAGGGTCAGCCTTTTCTCCTCACCCATAGTCACAGCCCTGCTCTATGCAGGGCTGTGTGCCAGCTCTCCAAGGCCCTGCTGGAACAGGGCACAGAGACCCAGCTGCCTTGCACACTTACAGGACTCTACGTCGGCTTGCTAGGCCCTGCAGCCAGAGACAGTCCTCCAGGGGCCTTAGTTGAACTGGCCAAGCTGGCCTGGGAGCTGGGCCGCAGACACCAAAGCACCTTGCAAGAGACCCAGTTACTATCAGTGGAGGTGAGGACCTGGGCAGTGACCCACGGCTTGGTGCAGCCCACCCCGGGGACCACAGAGGCCCAGCTGGGCTTCTCCAGTTTTCTGTTCCAGTGCTTCCTGGGGGCTGTGTGGCTGGCACAGTGCAATGACATCAAAGACAAGGAGCTGCCACAGTACCTGGCCTTGACCCCAAGGAAGAAGAGACCCTATGACAACTGGCTGGAGGGTGTACCACGCTTTCTGGCTGGGTTGGTTTTCCAGCCTCGAGGCCACTGCCTGGGCGCTCTGATGGAGCCTGCAGTGGCAGACAGGAAACGGAAGGTTCTCACCCGGTACCTGAAGCGCCTGAAGCTGGGGACTCTGCGGGCCGGGCGGCTGCTGGAGCTGCTGCATTGTGCTCATGAGACACAGGACCCTGGGATATGGGAGCATGTAGCACGCCAGCTCCCTGGGCACCTCTCCTTCCTGGGCACCCGGCTCACACCCCCAGATGTGCACATGCTGGGCAGGGCCCTAGAGACGGCCAGCCAGGACTTCTCCCTGGACCTCCGTCAGACCGGCATTGAGCCCTCCGGACTGGGGGACCTCGTGGGACTCAGCTGTGTCACCAGTTtcaggtgtgggcaggacacaggGCAGGCATGGACTGCAGCTCTGGGGACCCCTATTCCATGAACACAGTGTCAGGTGGGACAGTCTCCTCCAGTGTTAAGATGATAATGCTGAGGTCGCCACCAGCCACGCAGCCCGTGGGGGGAGGGTGTCGTTCTTCCAACCAACGTTTGAGTGTCCACCGTGTGCCAGGCACTGGAGCACATCTAGAATCTCAGCCTAGCCTGAGTTCAGGCTGTTTTTGTCCTTCAGGTAcctctgtgtgccaccatttcctcaTGCCCAAAGACATGGCCTCCCTCTGCTCTTCTGCCTCCAGTCTCCGCTTTCTCACTGCTCTTTGTGTTCAGGCAGCAGAGCAACCTTCCCAGAATGCGGGTGTGGTCAGGCTCCAGCGGTGCTTACAGCCCTGCAAGGACACCCTGGACCTCAGGACGGGCTCTAAATTCTTTCATTTGACTCGTTCAAGCTCATTTTGAAGTTTGCTTGAACACTTCAGGGTATCTCCAGAGGACTTCTGCCCACATTCCCTATAAACAGATTTTACTCACGGTATAAGGTCTGCCACAGGTGTGGCCAGAATTTAGTGCTGAGCTGCCTGGCAGCCAGAGAAAAAGTGTGCCTTTTCAATAAGGGCTGATGAGGTCATGAAGGTGGAACTCAAGCTAAGAAAGGAGAGGATCTGAGGAGGTGGGAGGTCCCTTCGTGGCGCCACACCTCATTGCGATCTAGCCTGGCCACTGTGCCTGGGTCTGAGGCCCTCCCTCCACAGGGCCGCCTTGAGTGACACAATGGTGCTCTGGGAGTCCCTCCGGCAGCAGGGAGAGCCCCAGCTACTCCAGGTGGCAGAGGAGAAGTTCACCATTGAGCCATTTAAGGCCAAGTCTCCGAAGGACGT
This Peromyscus leucopus breed LL Stock chromosome 8b, UCI_PerLeu_2.1, whole genome shotgun sequence DNA region includes the following protein-coding sequences:
- the Ciita gene encoding MHC class II transactivator isoform X3 produces the protein MNHFQAILAQVRTLLSSQQPRQVQALLDGLLEEELLSREYHCALLREPDDEALARKISLTLLEKGDLDLACSSWICSRLQAPVVERGSSYRDHGGHSLRATMELGLPEGSYLELLNSDADPLHLYHFYDQMDLAGEEEIELNSEPDTDTINCDQFSKLLQDMEGDEETREAYANIAELDQYVFQDTQLEGLSKDLFIEHIGAEEAFSESMEVPVEAGPRPQKRRSSEEHSMDPKHRKLAVPSVVPMLTGSFLMGPASLSTKPYLPPALPNQEPVPSHAYLEGAAQTSVPTSMSSLNCLDLPIGHLQLLPTLPQGLWQISGADTGLPSVLIYHGEMPQVNQDASGSPTVPSLPKSPDRLGSISPFAPSAADLPSMPEPALTSRAHEMEDTTSPSPCQEDPESSIKLPKWPESVERFQNSLKDKYQVEPESLSGPLVATELVRARLERGSNKSQERELATPDWTERQLVHGGLAEVLQAAGARRRPRETQVVAVLGKAGQGKSHWARMVSQAWAHGQLPQYDFVFYVPCHCLDRPGDTYHLQDLLCPPSLQPLVMDDEVLGHIVRQPERVLLILDAFEELEAQDGLLHGPCGPLPPEPCSFRGLLAGLFQRKLLRGCTLLLTARPRGRLAQSLSKADAIFEVPSFSTEQAQTYMRHYFENSETAGDQDKALGLLEGQPFLLTHSHSPALCRAVCQLSKALLEQGTETQLPCTLTGLYVGLLGPAARDSPPGALVELAKLAWELGRRHQSTLQETQLLSVEVRTWAVTHGLVQPTPGTTEAQLGFSSFLFQCFLGAVWLAQCNDIKDKELPQYLALTPRKKRPYDNWLEGVPRFLAGLVFQPRGHCLGALMEPAVADRKRKVLTRYLKRLKLGTLRAGRLLELLHCAHETQDPGIWEHVARQLPGHLSFLGTRLTPPDVHMLGRALETASQDFSLDLRQTGIEPSGLGDLVGLSCVTSFRLRNPSEDAAPDLPAIRDLKKLEFALGPVLGPQAFPTLAKILPAFSSLQHLDLDSLSENKIGDEGVSKLSATFPQLKVLETLNLSQNSITDVGACKLAEALPALAKSLLRLSLYNNCICDAGAKSLAQVLPDMVSLRVMDVQFNKFTAAGAQRLASSLQKCPQVETLAMWTPTIPFGVQEHLQQLDARISLR
- the Ciita gene encoding MHC class II transactivator isoform X1 is translated as MNHFQAILAQVRTLLSSQQPRQVQALLDGLLEEELLSREYHCALLREPDDEALARKISLTLLEKGDLDLACSSWICSRLQAPVVERGSSYRDHGGHSLRATMELGLPEGSYLELLNSDADPLHLYHFYDQMDLAGEEEIELNSEPDTDTINCDQFSKLLQDMEGDEETREAYANIAELDQYVFQDTQLEGLSKDLFIEHIGAEEAFSESMEVPVEAGPRPQKRRSSEEHSMDPKHRKLAVPSVVPMLTGSFLMGPASLSTKPYLPPALPNQEPVPSHAYLEGAAQTSVPTSMSSLNCLDLPIGHLQLLPTLPQGLWQISGADTGLPSVLIYHGEMPQVNQDASGSPTVPSLPKSPDRLGSISPFAPSAADLPSMPEPALTSRAHEMEDTTSPSPCQEDPESSIKLPKWPESVERFQNSLKDKYQVEPESLSGPLVATELVRARLERGSNKSQERELATPDWTERQLVHGGLAEVLQAAGARRRPRETQVVAVLGKAGQGKSHWARMVSQAWAHGQLPQYDFVFYVPCHCLDRPGDTYHLQDLLCPPSLQPLVMDDEVLGHIVRQPERVLLILDAFEELEAQDGLLHGPCGPLPPEPCSFRGLLAGLFQRKLLRGCTLLLTARPRGRLAQSLSKADAIFEVPSFSTEQAQTYMRHYFENSETAGDQDKALGLLEGQPFLLTHSHSPALCRAVCQLSKALLEQGTETQLPCTLTGLYVGLLGPAARDSPPGALVELAKLAWELGRRHQSTLQETQLLSVEVRTWAVTHGLVQPTPGTTEAQLGFSSFLFQCFLGAVWLAQCNDIKDKELPQYLALTPRKKRPYDNWLEGVPRFLAGLVFQPRGHCLGALMEPAVADRKRKVLTRYLKRLKLGTLRAGRLLELLHCAHETQDPGIWEHVARQLPGHLSFLGTRLTPPDVHMLGRALETASQDFSLDLRQTGIEPSGLGDLVGLSCVTSFRAALSDTMVLWESLRQQGEPQLLQVAEEKFTIEPFKAKSPKDVEDLDSLVQTRRLRNPSEDAAPDLPAIRDLKKLEFALGPVLGPQAFPTLAKILPAFSSLQHLDLDSLSENKIGDEGVSKLSATFPQLKVLETLNLSQNSITDVGACKLAEALPALAKSLLRLSLYNNCICDAGAKSLAQVLPDMVSLRVMDVQFNKFTAAGAQRLASSLQKCPQVETLAMWTPTIPFGVQEHLQQLDARISLR
- the Ciita gene encoding MHC class II transactivator isoform X2, producing MNHFQAILAQVRTLLSSQQPRQVQALLDGLLEEELLSREYHCALLREPDDEALARKISLTLLEKGDLDLACSSWICSRLQAPVVERGSSYRDHGGHSLRATMELGLPEGSYLELLNSDADPLHLYHFYDQMDLAGEEEIELNSEPDTDTINCDQFSKLLQDMEGDEETREAYANIAELDQYVFQDTQLEGLSKDLFKHIGAEEAFSESMEVPVEAGPRPQKRRSSEEHSMDPKHRKLAVPSVVPMLTGSFLMGPASLSTKPYLPPALPNQEPVPSHAYLEGAAQTSVPTSMSSLNCLDLPIGHLQLLPTLPQGLWQISGADTGLPSVLIYHGEMPQVNQDASGSPTVPSLPKSPDRLGSISPFAPSAADLPSMPEPALTSRAHEMEDTTSPSPCQEDPESSIKLPKWPESVERFQNSLKDKYQVEPESLSGPLVATELVRARLERGSNKSQERELATPDWTERQLVHGGLAEVLQAAGARRRPRETQVVAVLGKAGQGKSHWARMVSQAWAHGQLPQYDFVFYVPCHCLDRPGDTYHLQDLLCPPSLQPLVMDDEVLGHIVRQPERVLLILDAFEELEAQDGLLHGPCGPLPPEPCSFRGLLAGLFQRKLLRGCTLLLTARPRGRLAQSLSKADAIFEVPSFSTEQAQTYMRHYFENSETAGDQDKALGLLEGQPFLLTHSHSPALCRAVCQLSKALLEQGTETQLPCTLTGLYVGLLGPAARDSPPGALVELAKLAWELGRRHQSTLQETQLLSVEVRTWAVTHGLVQPTPGTTEAQLGFSSFLFQCFLGAVWLAQCNDIKDKELPQYLALTPRKKRPYDNWLEGVPRFLAGLVFQPRGHCLGALMEPAVADRKRKVLTRYLKRLKLGTLRAGRLLELLHCAHETQDPGIWEHVARQLPGHLSFLGTRLTPPDVHMLGRALETASQDFSLDLRQTGIEPSGLGDLVGLSCVTSFRAALSDTMVLWESLRQQGEPQLLQVAEEKFTIEPFKAKSPKDVEDLDSLVQTRRLRNPSEDAAPDLPAIRDLKKLEFALGPVLGPQAFPTLAKILPAFSSLQHLDLDSLSENKIGDEGVSKLSATFPQLKVLETLNLSQNSITDVGACKLAEALPALAKSLLRLSLYNNCICDAGAKSLAQVLPDMVSLRVMDVQFNKFTAAGAQRLASSLQKCPQVETLAMWTPTIPFGVQEHLQQLDARISLR
- the Ciita gene encoding MHC class II transactivator isoform X4; the protein is MRCLVPCSSGSCLPELKGHSLRATMELGLPEGSYLELLNSDADPLHLYHFYDQMDLAGEEEIELNSEPDTDTINCDQFSKLLQDMEGDEETREAYANIAELDQYVFQDTQLEGLSKDLFIEHIGAEEAFSESMEVPVEAGPRPQKRRSSEEHSMDPKHRKLAVPSVVPMLTGSFLMGPASLSTKPYLPPALPNQEPVPSHAYLEGAAQTSVPTSMSSLNCLDLPIGHLQLLPTLPQGLWQISGADTGLPSVLIYHGEMPQVNQDASGSPTVPSLPKSPDRLGSISPFAPSAADLPSMPEPALTSRAHEMEDTTSPSPCQEDPESSIKLPKWPESVERFQNSLKDKYQVEPESLSGPLVATELVRARLERGSNKSQERELATPDWTERQLVHGGLAEVLQAAGARRRPRETQVVAVLGKAGQGKSHWARMVSQAWAHGQLPQYDFVFYVPCHCLDRPGDTYHLQDLLCPPSLQPLVMDDEVLGHIVRQPERVLLILDAFEELEAQDGLLHGPCGPLPPEPCSFRGLLAGLFQRKLLRGCTLLLTARPRGRLAQSLSKADAIFEVPSFSTEQAQTYMRHYFENSETAGDQDKALGLLEGQPFLLTHSHSPALCRAVCQLSKALLEQGTETQLPCTLTGLYVGLLGPAARDSPPGALVELAKLAWELGRRHQSTLQETQLLSVEVRTWAVTHGLVQPTPGTTEAQLGFSSFLFQCFLGAVWLAQCNDIKDKELPQYLALTPRKKRPYDNWLEGVPRFLAGLVFQPRGHCLGALMEPAVADRKRKVLTRYLKRLKLGTLRAGRLLELLHCAHETQDPGIWEHVARQLPGHLSFLGTRLTPPDVHMLGRALETASQDFSLDLRQTGIEPSGLGDLVGLSCVTSFRAALSDTMVLWESLRQQGEPQLLQVAEEKFTIEPFKAKSPKDVEDLDSLVQTRRLRNPSEDAAPDLPAIRDLKKLEFALGPVLGPQAFPTLAKILPAFSSLQHLDLDSLSENKIGDEGVSKLSATFPQLKVLETLNLSQNSITDVGACKLAEALPALAKSLLRLSLYNNCICDAGAKSLAQVLPDMVSLRVMDVQFNKFTAAGAQRLASSLQKCPQVETLAMWTPTIPFGVQEHLQQLDARISLR
- the Ciita gene encoding MHC class II transactivator isoform X5; protein product: MELGLPEGSYLELLNSDADPLHLYHFYDQMDLAGEEEIELNSEPDTDTINCDQFSKLLQDMEGDEETREAYANIAELDQYVFQDTQLEGLSKDLFIEHIGAEEAFSESMEVPVEAGPRPQKRRSSEEHSMDPKHRKLAVPSVVPMLTGSFLMGPASLSTKPYLPPALPNQEPVPSHAYLEGAAQTSVPTSMSSLNCLDLPIGHLQLLPTLPQGLWQISGADTGLPSVLIYHGEMPQVNQDASGSPTVPSLPKSPDRLGSISPFAPSAADLPSMPEPALTSRAHEMEDTTSPSPCQEDPESSIKLPKWPESVERFQNSLKDKYQVEPESLSGPLVATELVRARLERGSNKSQERELATPDWTERQLVHGGLAEVLQAAGARRRPRETQVVAVLGKAGQGKSHWARMVSQAWAHGQLPQYDFVFYVPCHCLDRPGDTYHLQDLLCPPSLQPLVMDDEVLGHIVRQPERVLLILDAFEELEAQDGLLHGPCGPLPPEPCSFRGLLAGLFQRKLLRGCTLLLTARPRGRLAQSLSKADAIFEVPSFSTEQAQTYMRHYFENSETAGDQDKALGLLEGQPFLLTHSHSPALCRAVCQLSKALLEQGTETQLPCTLTGLYVGLLGPAARDSPPGALVELAKLAWELGRRHQSTLQETQLLSVEVRTWAVTHGLVQPTPGTTEAQLGFSSFLFQCFLGAVWLAQCNDIKDKELPQYLALTPRKKRPYDNWLEGVPRFLAGLVFQPRGHCLGALMEPAVADRKRKVLTRYLKRLKLGTLRAGRLLELLHCAHETQDPGIWEHVARQLPGHLSFLGTRLTPPDVHMLGRALETASQDFSLDLRQTGIEPSGLGDLVGLSCVTSFRAALSDTMVLWESLRQQGEPQLLQVAEEKFTIEPFKAKSPKDVEDLDSLVQTRRLRNPSEDAAPDLPAIRDLKKLEFALGPVLGPQAFPTLAKILPAFSSLQHLDLDSLSENKIGDEGVSKLSATFPQLKVLETLNLSQNSITDVGACKLAEALPALAKSLLRLSLYNNCICDAGAKSLAQVLPDMVSLRVMDVQFNKFTAAGAQRLASSLQKCPQVETLAMWTPTIPFGVQEHLQQLDARISLR